One Haloterrigena salifodinae DNA window includes the following coding sequences:
- a CDS encoding macro domain-containing protein: MEFDVVQGDIATQSADALVNAAGTSLEMGSGVAGALRRGAGEEINEEATAEGPIDLGEVAVTDAYDLDADYVIHAAAMPHYGDGQATEASIREATRNALEKADDLRCRSTVLPALGCGVAGFDLAEGAALIAEEIRDYEPETLEEVRFIAYADEEYDAIRAATETGDLSAPTDGSESDR, translated from the coding sequence ATGGAGTTCGATGTCGTTCAGGGTGATATCGCCACACAGTCCGCCGACGCGCTCGTCAACGCCGCCGGAACGAGCCTCGAGATGGGCTCCGGCGTCGCCGGCGCGCTCCGACGCGGCGCAGGCGAGGAGATCAACGAGGAGGCCACGGCGGAGGGGCCCATCGACCTCGGCGAGGTGGCCGTAACGGACGCGTACGATCTGGACGCCGACTACGTCATCCACGCTGCGGCGATGCCTCATTACGGGGACGGCCAGGCGACCGAAGCGAGCATCCGGGAGGCGACGCGGAACGCGCTCGAGAAGGCCGACGACCTGCGCTGCCGATCGACCGTGCTCCCGGCGCTCGGCTGTGGCGTCGCGGGCTTCGACCTCGCCGAGGGCGCCGCGCTCATCGCCGAGGAGATCCGCGACTACGAGCCTGAGACTCTCGAGGAGGTTCGGTTCATCGCCTACGCCGACGAGGAGTACGACGCGATCCGCGCCGCGACCGAGACGGGCGACTTGTCGGCGCCGACCGACGGGAGCGAGTCCGATCGGTAA
- a CDS encoding universal stress protein, translating to MGRHVLVAMGRTDASDAALEYAFEEYPAAKISVLHVTDAASPLARFGGRDPCEYVIPELTAERGADLLPTPDRFTRAQCRRAEQVLSRAHELAERHDREIEPAVRSGGAAREITDYAEEYAVDHIVIADHPPTAFRPVFRSVPESVTRNASAPVTML from the coding sequence ATGGGGCGGCACGTACTGGTGGCGATGGGCCGAACCGACGCGTCGGACGCGGCGCTCGAGTACGCGTTCGAAGAGTATCCTGCGGCGAAAATCTCCGTGCTCCACGTTACTGACGCGGCCAGCCCGCTCGCCCGGTTCGGCGGTCGGGATCCGTGCGAGTACGTGATCCCAGAACTGACCGCCGAGCGGGGCGCGGACCTGCTCCCGACGCCGGATCGTTTTACGCGAGCGCAGTGCCGACGGGCCGAGCAGGTCCTCTCCCGCGCGCACGAACTCGCCGAGCGCCACGACCGGGAGATCGAACCGGCCGTCCGCTCGGGCGGCGCGGCGCGGGAAATCACCGACTACGCGGAGGAGTATGCTGTCGACCACATCGTCATCGCGGACCACCCGCCGACGGCGTTCCGTCCGGTCTTCCGATCGG
- a CDS encoding aldehyde dehydrogenase family protein, whose protein sequence is MATRAAQRRERLYVDGEWLETENAIPVSDLADGGTFAQVTAADPAAAHAALEAAHEIKPRMRETTVVERAKWCEAIAEGLREREEELAEVIVREAGKPISSARGEVGQAAERFDRAAEEARNVVSQGEYREGSTEGHEGWQAIVKHEPIGAVLCITPYNYPLATTALQVAPALAAGNSVLLKPASKTPISAAILADVISEVDGIPDGAFNFVPGEASEIGDVLSGDDRVNAIAMTGSSGAGKHVARESGMVNLHMELGGNAPAIVFEDADLTDVAGNCAKGSFKYAGQRCSAVSRVLAHESVHDDLVELIDGQMDAWSAGDLFEEDTAFGPLISEEQADWVAELVEDAVDKGAEIVRGGSRRAPEGVPDELADQFFEPTLLANVPHDARIVDEEQFGPIAAVTTFSDEEEAIEIANSSDLALDAAVFTSDHKRAMNVANRVDAGAVRINGAPSHGMGDIPFGGNKDSGIGREGLDASIHEMMREKSIIL, encoded by the coding sequence ATGGCAACGAGAGCCGCACAGCGGAGAGAGCGACTGTACGTCGACGGTGAGTGGCTCGAGACCGAGAACGCGATCCCGGTCTCGGATCTCGCCGACGGAGGCACCTTCGCGCAGGTGACCGCTGCGGATCCGGCTGCGGCCCACGCCGCCCTCGAGGCCGCCCACGAGATCAAGCCACGCATGCGCGAGACGACCGTCGTCGAGCGCGCGAAGTGGTGCGAAGCGATCGCCGAGGGGCTGCGCGAGCGCGAGGAGGAACTCGCGGAGGTCATCGTCCGCGAGGCCGGGAAACCGATCTCCTCGGCCCGCGGCGAGGTCGGGCAGGCCGCTGAGCGATTCGACCGCGCGGCCGAGGAGGCTCGCAACGTCGTCAGCCAGGGCGAGTACCGCGAGGGCTCGACCGAGGGCCACGAGGGCTGGCAGGCGATCGTCAAACACGAGCCGATCGGCGCGGTGCTGTGTATTACGCCGTACAACTATCCGTTGGCGACCACGGCATTACAGGTAGCCCCTGCACTCGCCGCCGGTAACAGCGTCCTGCTCAAGCCCGCCAGCAAAACGCCCATCTCGGCGGCGATCCTCGCCGACGTCATCAGCGAAGTCGACGGGATTCCGGACGGCGCATTCAACTTCGTCCCGGGCGAGGCCAGCGAGATCGGCGACGTTCTCTCCGGCGACGACCGCGTCAACGCCATCGCGATGACCGGCTCCTCTGGCGCCGGCAAACACGTCGCCCGCGAGAGCGGCATGGTCAACCTGCACATGGAACTGGGCGGCAACGCCCCGGCGATCGTCTTCGAGGACGCCGACCTCACCGACGTCGCGGGCAACTGCGCCAAGGGCTCGTTCAAGTACGCCGGCCAGCGCTGCTCGGCCGTCTCGCGCGTGCTCGCCCACGAGTCGGTCCACGACGACCTCGTCGAACTGATCGACGGCCAGATGGACGCCTGGTCCGCCGGCGACCTCTTCGAGGAGGACACCGCCTTCGGCCCGCTCATCAGCGAAGAGCAGGCCGACTGGGTCGCAGAACTGGTCGAGGACGCCGTCGACAAGGGCGCGGAGATCGTCCGCGGCGGGAGTCGCCGCGCCCCCGAGGGCGTGCCGGACGAACTCGCCGACCAGTTCTTCGAACCGACGCTGCTGGCGAATGTTCCCCACGACGCCCGCATTGTCGACGAAGAGCAGTTCGGTCCCATCGCCGCCGTCACCACCTTCAGCGACGAGGAGGAGGCCATCGAGATCGCCAACAGCTCCGATCTGGCGCTCGACGCGGCCGTCTTCACGAGCGATCACAAGCGCGCGATGAACGTCGCGAACCGCGTCGACGCCGGCGCGGTCCGGATCAACGGCGCGCCGAGCCACGGGATGGGCGACATCCCCTTCGGCGGCAACAAGGACTCCGGCATCGGCCGCGAGGGGCTCGACGCTTCGATCCACGAGATGATGCGCGAGAAGAGCATCATCCTGTAA
- the dpsA gene encoding DNA starvation/stationary phase protection protein DpsA, with product MSTQETVRQSADSVEGNELRLEQEKAEQIVDALNTELANSYVLYHQLKKHHWVVEGAEFLPLHEFLEEAYEHVEEGADEIAERAQALGGVPVSGPRNLEDRATVEFEGEDVYDARTMFENDLEMYGDIIESMRGSIELAENLGDPATGEILREILVHLEEDGHHFEHYLEDDTLVLEEATK from the coding sequence ATGAGCACTCAAGAGACCGTTCGCCAGTCGGCTGACAGCGTCGAGGGGAACGAGCTTCGCCTCGAGCAGGAGAAGGCCGAGCAGATCGTCGACGCGCTGAACACGGAGCTCGCGAACTCGTACGTCCTCTACCACCAGCTCAAGAAGCACCACTGGGTCGTCGAGGGCGCCGAGTTCCTCCCGCTTCACGAGTTCCTCGAAGAGGCCTACGAGCACGTCGAAGAGGGCGCCGACGAGATCGCCGAACGCGCCCAAGCCCTGGGCGGCGTTCCCGTCTCGGGCCCGCGCAACCTCGAGGACCGCGCCACCGTCGAATTCGAGGGTGAGGACGTCTACGACGCCCGAACGATGTTCGAGAACGACCTCGAGATGTACGGCGACATCATCGAATCGATGCGCGGTAGCATCGAACTCGCCGAGAACCTCGGCGACCCCGCCACGGGCGAGATCCTCCGCGAGATCCTCGTCCACCTCGAAGAAGACGGCCACCACTTCGAACACTACCTCGAGGACGACACGCTGGTCCTCGAAGAGGCCACGAAGTAA
- a CDS encoding carbohydrate kinase family protein — MTRDVLVAGETLIDFLPERPGPLEDVPGFDRRPGGAPANVAVGLARLSPLPLFWTRVGADPFGRYLETVLEDADLPDRFVERDPDAKTTLAFVTHDETGDREFTFYREDTADTRLEPGRIDDATLENLEWVHAGGVTLASEPAREATVDLLERAADAGCTTSFDPNFRPELWPDREAFARVGREALAHVDVCKATVGELERLGYAGDGAADAPDAESKPEAIARAVLEDGAPGEGPHTVFVTRGGEGAIAAASERAPWPDEPASTESNARVASHPGFDVDVVDTTGAGDAFVAGVIAALRDGRSLEAALRFAGAVAATATTDAGAMAALPTRGAVEALLEDGPDS; from the coding sequence ATGACTCGCGACGTACTCGTCGCCGGTGAGACGCTGATCGACTTCCTCCCCGAGCGACCGGGACCGCTCGAGGACGTCCCTGGCTTCGACCGTCGACCCGGGGGCGCGCCGGCCAACGTCGCCGTCGGCCTCGCACGGCTCTCGCCGCTGCCGCTGTTCTGGACTCGCGTCGGCGCGGACCCGTTCGGGCGGTACCTCGAGACCGTCCTCGAAGACGCCGACCTCCCGGACCGATTCGTCGAGCGCGACCCCGACGCGAAGACGACGCTCGCGTTCGTCACCCACGACGAGACCGGCGACCGCGAGTTCACGTTCTACCGCGAGGACACCGCCGATACGCGGCTCGAGCCCGGCCGGATCGACGATGCGACGCTCGAGAATCTCGAGTGGGTCCACGCGGGCGGTGTCACCCTCGCCAGCGAGCCGGCACGAGAGGCGACGGTCGACCTGCTCGAGCGGGCCGCCGACGCGGGCTGTACGACCTCGTTCGATCCGAACTTCCGGCCCGAACTGTGGCCCGACCGGGAGGCGTTCGCCCGCGTCGGTCGCGAGGCGCTGGCCCACGTCGACGTCTGCAAGGCGACGGTCGGCGAACTCGAGCGGCTGGGGTACGCGGGCGACGGTGCGGCCGACGCCCCGGATGCCGAATCGAAGCCCGAAGCGATCGCTCGAGCGGTGCTCGAAGACGGCGCTCCCGGTGAGGGCCCGCATACCGTCTTCGTCACGCGAGGCGGCGAGGGCGCCATCGCGGCCGCGTCGGAACGCGCGCCGTGGCCCGATGAACCCGCGTCGACCGAATCGAACGCGCGCGTCGCGAGCCACCCGGGATTCGACGTCGACGTGGTCGACACGACGGGCGCGGGCGACGCGTTCGTCGCCGGCGTCATCGCCGCGCTTCGAGACGGCCGCTCCCTCGAGGCCGCGCTGCGGTTCGCGGGCGCGGTCGCCGCGACGGCGACGACCGACGCGGGGGCGATGGCGGCCCTGCCGACCCGCGGCGCGGTCGAGGCGCTGCTCGAGGACGGCCCGGACTCGTGA
- a CDS encoding YihY/virulence factor BrkB family protein yields MSTDLRDGLSFGKTVVGGIQEKNVPFMAASIAYQAFISLLPLLVLVFFLVTFAGGDAFAEQVSAATEGFLPDSGQLLIENAIEGSPASAGSTIVGLVVLLWGSLKIFRGLDTAFSEIYGTTNENSFFDQIHDALIVFGVIGGALIFAAVATAIVAFLPEIPFLGVAQSILLFVVLAIAFFPMYYYFPDVGSSKRQVVPGVVVAALGWTLLQSLFRVYVSFASSSESAGPLGAILLLLTWLYFGGMILLVGAVVNAVGLGYLEPGADAEETDDETVDLEEESIAATDRDPFVDDGARERDELAARVETLQRERDQLENDLKAQRERRYRLEDRVDDLEANAERLETTVDDLEAENERLQRELEERRETEPAWRRGARTVLRHVRTLNVGTVERRK; encoded by the coding sequence ATGTCTACGGATCTTCGCGACGGCCTCTCGTTCGGGAAGACGGTCGTCGGCGGTATTCAGGAGAAGAACGTGCCGTTTATGGCCGCGAGTATCGCTTATCAGGCGTTCATCTCGCTGCTGCCGCTGCTCGTGCTCGTGTTCTTCCTCGTCACGTTCGCGGGCGGTGACGCGTTCGCCGAGCAGGTTTCGGCCGCGACGGAGGGCTTTCTTCCCGATAGCGGCCAGTTGTTAATCGAGAACGCGATCGAGGGCTCGCCGGCGTCGGCCGGGTCGACGATCGTCGGCCTCGTCGTGCTCCTTTGGGGGTCGCTGAAGATCTTCCGGGGACTCGACACGGCGTTCTCGGAGATTTACGGGACGACCAACGAGAACTCGTTTTTCGACCAGATCCACGACGCGCTGATCGTCTTCGGCGTCATCGGCGGCGCGCTCATCTTCGCGGCCGTCGCGACCGCGATCGTCGCGTTCCTGCCGGAGATCCCCTTCCTCGGCGTCGCGCAGTCGATCCTGCTGTTCGTCGTCCTCGCGATCGCGTTCTTCCCGATGTACTACTACTTCCCAGACGTCGGCTCCTCGAAACGACAGGTGGTCCCCGGCGTCGTCGTCGCGGCCCTCGGCTGGACGCTACTCCAGTCGCTGTTCCGGGTGTACGTCTCCTTCGCCTCCAGTTCGGAGTCGGCGGGCCCCCTTGGCGCTATCCTCCTGCTGTTGACGTGGCTCTACTTCGGGGGGATGATCCTGCTGGTGGGCGCCGTCGTCAACGCGGTCGGCCTGGGCTACCTCGAGCCCGGAGCCGACGCGGAGGAGACGGACGACGAGACCGTCGACCTCGAGGAGGAGTCGATCGCCGCGACCGACCGCGATCCGTTCGTCGACGACGGCGCTCGAGAACGCGACGAACTCGCCGCCCGGGTCGAGACCCTCCAGCGCGAGCGAGACCAGCTGGAAAACGACCTCAAAGCCCAGCGCGAGCGCCGCTACCGGCTCGAGGACCGCGTCGACGACCTCGAGGCGAACGCAGAGCGACTGGAGACCACGGTCGATGATCTCGAGGCCGAGAACGAGCGGCTGCAACGCGAACTCGAGGAGCGACGGGAGACGGAGCCGGCCTGGCGGCGCGGGGCTCGAACGGTGCTGCGCCACGTCCGGACGCTGAACGTCGGCACGGTCGAACGGCGGAAGTAG